CTCTGAAGTAGTGAATCtctttcaattccaacatcaTCCCTACAGCTAGCGAATGAACAGGTGCATCTCCCCATCTTTCCTTGTAGAATCCTCCACTGTCATCTAAATGACGGAAGTAGTCTTCGTACACTTTGTCCGTGAACAAATCTGTTCTAGCTATCTCGAAGTTGGACCAGAAATGGCACAAGTTGTAGTCTTCACGGTTCATTCTGTCCTCGTGTAGCCTTGGCATAACTTCTGCAACATGGGCGAGCTTCTTGAGCAATCGTTCTGGAAGCTTCTGCACAtgtctttccttcttcttctttattgCTCGGAACTTCTTAAGAGCGATATTATCCTCTAGCTCTCTGAGGATATCTCGCTTTTGCGAAATTCCATCATAGGCCAACTGATCACCTCCTCTTGTCCACTTCGAGTCCTTTAtgaacaagttccaggCTCCTCTGACTTGAATCccgttcttcttgatgtacGCCATAGTTTCACGAAATAAGCCTGGTACAGTATAGTACAATTCGCGTATCATGACGTTGAAGCcatacttcttgttgtGCTCTTCCAACTGGATAAATGGATCGTATGTAATGTCACAGAAGAACTCGACATCTGGCTCTACTCGCCAATACCATTTACGTTTTACTACTAACTCGTGCttatagaagaaaccagaatAGAAGCGACACATCTTATGGTATGATGGCAAGTTCCCGTACAAAATGGTTCGATCTCCTTGGCTATCTACACTTTCCTTAAACTCGTCCGTATCAACAGATTCATTGAACTCCCATTCTTTCTCAGGAATCGAACCAAACTCAACTTCCGAACTGGTATACATCTGCACTGTTTCTTTAAACTCCTCTGTGAACTCTTCATTATTCAAGAAAACCCATGGGTAATTGTACCATTGATTAAAGTGCCTTTCTAGCGATTTCATCAGCTTTATCACTCCTTCTAGCTCGGAATTTCTAGCGAGAACTACCAAGGCCGCGTCGGCTCTTGGCGCCGTCACATCAGGGATGTTACAGCCGTACTGGAAAGGAGCATCTATTCCCGACAGGATGATGTTGTCGCCAAAGACAAACTCGTTGTTATCGAAATTGTTGTGGGCGGAAGCCTCTTGGTCTAAATGGTCGCTGAAAGCAAACTTGTCGTACTCGTCGGTCCAGTATGGCTCAAAGGCTCTGGCTCTTGAATTGCTTCTATTATGTAAGTATGCAATTATGGCAAATATCAGCAAAATCAGCAAAGTCCAAGCCGTCACCCTTCGCCTTAGCCATTTGCCTTTGAGCCTGATTTTGAAATTAAGGAACTTTGGCCTTCGTACTTTCATGGCCAGCGTGGCTTTTGGGTGCAATCTGGAGGAGAATCTCACTGATTTTTCATCGCTGGAGTCAGTCTCGATTTCGTTATCGTTATATTCGTCGGAGTCCCAGCGGTAGGTCGGTTGTTCCGTAGCACTTTCGCCAGGACTTACGAAGTTTGACCACGACGGTCTGGTATGTTTAGTCATGAAAATAAATATAAATGTGAATATTGTAATTGGAATTAGATTTATGTTGCTCTACAATTAAGGTGAATTTAGTGAGAGTAATTTTTCACGCCAGAGATCGCAACTTTTGCGAAAGATCTACTGACAAAGAGAACTGATAATTGTAATGAAAGAACTCTCGACCAGCGAGCAGCTTCTTCTCGATACACTGTTCTTATTCCAGATGAGACTCGAAGAAAGACTGCTATTCAGTATAGTGCAATAGAATGAAGCTACTGTGCTATTGTACCATATAAGCAAAAGGTCGAGTAAATAGCGAGACTATTACaaaaatagcgagaaaacCAAGATCTGAATACATCCTGTGCGGAACAATCCTCAGTAATCCTACCACGGTGCGGCTCAATATTCATCAATATGATAACACTACAACTAAGTCTACGTCTTCACTAACCATTTAACATCATGTATAATCTATAttacttctccttcttgacTATCGCATTTCTTAAGAGACTCAAGTCTTCGTTCAACTCCTCGGGCTTCAACCCTTGTACTCCGACAAACTGCTTGTGCGAGCCTCTGGTATTAGGCTTATTAttattgctgctgctagAGTTCTTATCCAATAGCACCAAGGAAGCTCCGCCGTCATCGTTGTGCATGATCAACAGGTTCAATGCGTCGTAGTCTTTGTCGCTGAGATTGGAGTCGTAGCCACTGGAAACTGCCACGGAGTTTCCGTTCCGGTACGAAGATCCGGGCGGATTTCCAGCAGCTCCATTACTGGTGATTCCCAGCGACAACTCTTCATTAGAAGAGTATCTTGTGGCATAGAGACGTCTACGTTTGCCAGTAGCCAGCACATATCCACTGGGTATGGAAGAAGCGTTACCGGTGGTAGAGCCTGCTCCCAAGCCACCGTCAGATAAGTCGTCAGCCTCGCCAGCTGTAAAGCGTGAACTCAATTCACGCTTTCGTAAGGAACGTCTATCGTTGAGTGAAAGACTTCCCGCTgctgcagcagcagctgATAGGGCAGCTGCCGTTGACGCGTTTTGGGTTGGTGAATTGCTCCACGAATTTCCGTTCACTAAATTGAGAAGCAatttatcttctttgagCTGTTTGATCTGGTTTTGAAGCTTGTCGTAGAGCTTTTCCTTGATGAGCTTGATCATCTTGTCGTGGTTGTCTTTGGCTTTGCTGAGATCCTCATTGTACTCAGACTCTATTCGTTTGACTCGGTACTCTTCCCAGAGACGCAACTTGGTGAGCTCGTAGTCACGTTCCTCTTCTAGCCTTATCTTTTTCGCTACAAGCTCTTCATTGGTGCCCTGCTGAAGCATGGCTAGTTTGGTCTGAAGCTCGTGAAGCAGACTTCGATAGAAATTGTCGCGGTCATTACGGAACATCACCTCTAGTTTGTTGAGTCGTACCCCCACTTGCTGTCTCTTTTTGTCTCGTTTGCTGATGCCTGGGAAGTTAGTATAATGAATACATGGTAGATATATGATGAtatgaaaagttgaagcagatgaaaaattcaaacACGATTAGACTGGTGAGATGACAAGATTGCGATATGTACACAAACATAATCACATTCGACGGACATCGTGATTTTTGTAGATATCATCAAATGTGTTACTTCGTCTTGTTATGAACATCAAATGAAACATagacttcatcttcgtattcatcttcagatttttGGCTTTCTACTTACTATCAGGAACATCGTTACGTTTGGCGTCCTCCATGACGAGTTTCACGTATAAAGTATATCTTAATTCTACTGTAGTAAAACACAATTAAATTTCATCTCCAAATCCACTAAACTGTGAATTCTCCTTATACAACAATCTGGCCGGGTAATGGCTTCGTCGTGAAATAAAATCATTGCGCATTGCTGTCTCTATGCAGTATTTCACTATCTCccaaaattttcagtcttCCCCAGACATTGCGGATCCAAGTACCCGGATCTGACTCAATCCGACTAGCTCAGCAATATATAAGCAGTGGACCTGCTTCATAAATTCAAAACATAACCACTCTACAACTGGAAACAGTCTTTACTGACCAGGGAAGTGAATACACCTATTTGGTTCTTTCAGTAACCTTTTTTCCTGCTGAATTTGAGTTTCTTTAACCTTATCTGAATTGTTCACTCTTGAGAGATCGtccatttgttcaacttaaTCAACTTATTCAATTCACCTTCAGTCATTATGTCCATATCtggtgaaaagtttgatTTTCTAGAACAGCTTCCCTTTGCCGATGGCAAATTTGAAGCCACCGGCAGAATCACCACTCCTATTACTTTCACGCTTGAAAAAGACTCCACCAAAACTGttactcttcttccagtcCATGAGTATACCGAGATTCCGGACAATCTCGTTCAAGTCGTCCAAGACGAGTTCAACTACATTGTGGAAGAGGGCCAGACGTATCCCCACCACCAGACGTTGACACATGACGATTTTGTCAAATACTGGTTCAGTGGGTTTGTAGCTATACTCATAGAAGGTGAACACCAATCGGCCCTCGACGACGACTTGAAACTGTTGTCGGTATCTCAATGGCGAGACATTTTCCTCGGGAACTTCTACATCAAGCCAAACTACATTGGCAGATGTTCACATGTGTGCAACGCCGGTTTTGTTGTCAACCACGAGAAACGAGGTTTGGGCCTCGGGAAGGAACTCGGAAGAAAGTACTTGGTATGGGCTCCACAATTGGGGTATGTGTATTCGGTTTTCAACCTTGTTTTTGAGACAAATATCGCCAGTTTGAAGATTTGGGATGGATTGGGATTCGAAAGAATTGGATATGTCAAGAATGTCGCTGTTCTTAAAGGTCATAAGCATTTAGTAGGTGCACATATGTTCGGTAAGGACTTGGTTTCTGAAAAAGGCATTGAAGCAGCAGAAAACGGAAAAGTATGAAATGATCATGAAGTGAAATCTCATTAAAGGAGAAATTGGCTTGATATTCTAAACGGAAATCGTCCAAGACTAGATATTTTCATAGATCTTATCAGTTAGagcagttgcaaaatttagAGTCTATACTAGATAGAATATGCAGGTTTATACAATAAGCAtattgcaaccatttttcACCATACGTACCAAACACAGCAGAAAGGTGGAAATAAAAGATCGAGCTATTTCTGGATATCAAACAAAAGTCCAGCATGCTACAGCAAATCTTGTAGAAAAGACAATAAAAGTTCTTTTCCAGTTATCCCATAAGGATATCATTTACTATGGAGATATTATATGCCGTACTTAAAATCACCTTGAGCAATCAATGAAAGGTTTTTCGGTGGAAAATGGGAGCAAAGAGAGTAGAGCAATATCAAACAGAAGGTCCTATTATACATGAACATCCCACGACATTCCAAAACATCCCAAGCCAAGTTCCTCTGTGAACAGAATGTCATATATGCTTTTGAATTTAGCATCCAGCACATGATCCACGGCACGTGAATTCTAATCCCATCAACTCACTTGTTGACATTCCAAAATATACTGTGGCAGTACCCCATCTACACTCGTATATCAGAATCCTAGCTTCCTGAATTTATCTGATTGAAGAGACAGCCTTGCAAAATGCCTGAATTTGACGACGTGCTTCTGTCGGGCCTGTACCGGCCCCATCTTGACTATGATCCCGTCGCTGTTATCGATAGATACACtgtcttgttgaaggatgGTGAGACAACTGCTACCATTTATCCCATCCATACGACAAATGAACTTCCACCAGGATTGCTTGCGTTTTTATGTGACGAGTTCaatatggaaattgaaagagGTGAGACTTCCAGCTTTTTTGATACTCTTCATATTGAGCAGTTCCAAAATTATTGGTTTGGAGCTTTCGCTGCCGTAATGGTGTTAGGAGATTCTCCGGCTCTAGAGGGTTCTAGACAATGGGAAAAGGAGTGTTTGGGTACCTTTTTCATCAAGCCCAACTATCCAGGCCGGTGTTCACACATTTGCACGGGAAACTTCTTGGTTAATGCTGGGATTCGTGGCAAAGGCATTGGTAGAACGCTCACAGACTGCTATTTGCAATGGGCACCTAGACTCGGATACACCTATTCTATATTTAACTTAGTTTTTGAAACGAATGTGGCAGCTCGTAGCATTTGGGAGTCACTTAATTTCAAGAGAATCGGCCGTGTCAAGCTGGCTGGTATTCTTAAGGGTCATGAACAGGCTGTGGATGCCATTATGTATGGAAGAGAATTGATCAACACCTCGGATCCCGCCGTTGGTGCTTATCGGtttgacaagatcaagttctACTTGGAAACTGGCAGATATCCAGCGATGGCTGATCGTCAGGAGAAGTCTCGATTACGTTCCTCGGCTTCCCATTATCGATTGGAGAATGGAAAGTTGATGCTTAAGGGTCGAGAAGTTGTGAGTAATCCTGTAAGACAGTTACAGATCTGCACCGAAGTCCACTTGTCGAACCACGGAGGCATCAACAAGACAACATCCATTGTGACAGAGAAGTACCACTGGACAAGAATAAAAGACACTGTAGCCACTGCCATTAAGAATTGTGCCGAATGCAGAGATCCTTCTCGCGACGTTTCGATGCTCAAACGTACATCAACAgcccagaagaagatcaatgGCACCAGCCACAGCAGGCACAGAAACGGGTCTGTCTCTGGCGAGGGCAATGCCAATAAAATCTACCAGCAATCGAGTCAGAATGCGCGCAACTTACTTAGATCTAGACCTTCAGATGAAGTCGAAGCCATGGTGGCCGCGGCGCAGTTGCACCAGCTTCCTTCCAACAGACATGATGCTGAGAGTCTCTTGGGCCATGACTTGTCTGGCTTGGACGATAATCTCATAGCGGTTGTAGAAGAGGCCCAGAGATCACAACAACATCTGCAGCAGCGTGGCCAGCAAACTCACCATACTCAGCACCAGTCGTATGCAGCTGCAGCAGCCTCTGGTGCTGGCCATTATCCACAATACCAGAGTGATTATCACAGTAATTATCAGGACTCTGATAGTAGCAAGCTGCGAAACCCCGAGATTGATCCCGAGGTTACAGGCTATAGTCATGGAGCTGGTGgagatgaaattgaaatagCGAGAGCTTTGATTCAGGCCAACGAAGACGTACAAGACTCTGGACGTCCGGAAGGACGACATCTGCAATCACAGAATGGCGAGAGGAATGACCAGGATGAAGCAAATATGTTCATCAAGGATACAAACGAGTAGAAGAAGTGCAATAAAGATCACGATCTACATATGAACCTACTTCACGATTAGTATTGATTATGAAGTACGGATCAACTGTACtaaatgtatatataatagaaatattatgatgaagaagtggaagtGTAGTATTGTAATTACGGTGAAGATGCATTTACTATAACATGCCTTTCGTATTGTGAAAATGACATGGCCACTCGTTAAGAAGTACAGCTACTTCAACTATTAATATTAGAAATCAAGTATATTAAGATTTTATAAAGAGTCTAGAGTAAGCTGCCGGTGCTTTCCCCCGAAAGCCCCAGCCATAACCATAGCTCTAATGTATAAATTTTGAATCGTGAAAAGTATAATGGAAGATAAGAATGATGTTTATGATGATGTTTAATATTGTGATCTTTATGATCAATGAAACTGAACAATTCCCCAATTGTAGCAGCAAGCCTAAAAGTCAACACCAACCACCATGGCCAAAAGAGCCATTCTGACAAACAATCCATATCTCATTTGTCTGAAGTAAGCAGCTCTCTGGTCAAAGTCGACTTCTTCACGAATCTCAGAAGTTCTTGGTAATGGATGCATAACAGCCATGTGTTGTTTGGCGTAAGACAAAATCTTGTTGTCAACAATGTAGGTGTCTTTCAATCTCAAGTACTGTTCTCTGTCAGAGAATCTTTCTTCCTGGACTCTGGTACAATACAAGATGTCAGATCTGGCGATTATGTCCTTAGTCAactcttcagattcagTTACCCTAATACCACTTTCGATCAAGATGTTCTTAATTGATTCTGGAAGAGCCAACTCCTTAGGTGCGACCAACTGGATTCTCACCTGGTAGTGACGCAACAAGTAGATCAAGGAGTGAACTGGTCTTCCATACTTCAAGTCACCCATGAACGTGACAGTGATACCATTCACAGTACCCAACTCTTCTCTGATAGTGAACAAGTCCAAGAGAGCTTGGGTTGGATGTTCCTTAGAGCCATTACCACCGTTGATAATTGGAACCGGAGAGTACTTAGCAGCGATGTCAGCCGACTCTTCAGATGGATGTCTCAATACAATGGCATCAGCGTAACAAGCCAACGACCTGATTGTATCTTGCAAGGTCTCACCCTTCTTTACGGAAGAAGAACCGGATTCTACAGCTACAACTCTTCCACCCAATCTTTGCATAGCAGCatcgaaagaagaagaagttctgGTACTAGGCTCATAGAACATAGTAGCCAAAACCCTGCCCTTCAAGATGTCCAAGACACCTTGTCTTTCTACAGCCAACCTCATCTCTTGGGCTACTGTGAACAATGAGTGCATGTCAGACCTGGTGAGGTCCTTGACAGACAAAACAGAGTTTCTCAAGAAGGTGTTGTGGTGTCTGATGTAGTTCACCAAAGCGTTACCCTCGCTCAAAGAACCAGCTGGAGGCTGCGAAACCAACTCTTTACCAAACTTTTCGAAATCAGTAGGCAAAGGTTGTGTCTGCAAGTCTTTGATGAGAGATGGACGGCGTAAGTCAGCAGTGAAAGAGGCTCTAGCCTTTCTTGGAACTGGAGATGCTGGAATGTTGGTGATGGAGCTAAATCTGGCTCTGGGTTCGACTTCATTCTTACCTAAAGCTTCGGCCAGAACAGTACCATCCAAACAAACAGTTTCGCCATGCAACAACACTCTGTCAACTGAACcttgcaacttcttgtgTTGGAAAATGGAAGCTACATTCtttgtagtagaagaaacaaatctGTCCAAGTCGATTTCAGAAGTGGCATCCTGCTTTGgaatattgaaaatcttCACTGGGTTGTTGTGGAAACGTTCAACGATGTCGTCGAGGGTAAGACGACCGTCCTTGACGGCGCTCAAAAGTAATGGAAGAGCTTCGTTGATACCCAAACCTGGAACAACCTTCTTACCAGTAGCCTTAGCGACCAAGTATGGCAATACACCGATGGAGAAACAGTCAACATCAGCGATGTTGTCCCACAAGTAGTCCTGGTCTTCCTTGGTGGGCAAAAATGGAACGTCAAGCTCGTCTCTGGATAAGAACAACGAGTAGACAGCTACATCGCAGGTGACTCTCAATTCCTTACTTTTAGccatcttgatcaactccaagTCTTCTCTAGAAGAAACATTGGTAATGTGAATTGATCTGTTATGCAACGAAGCTAACAATAAAACAGAAGCTAAATCAGTAGTCTTAGCGTCACTGATAATTGGCTTGTTTTCTGGCCATGAGGCAAAGTGAGTCGAGATGGCAGATACCTTGGAGTTGGCCAAATCGTTAAATGGCAAGAACAAAGCACCAGCGTTCTGGGCAGCTTCAAGAACCTCGTTTGCGTTGGCATCGTTAGCAGCAATTGAGAACGAGTAGTCGGTGTAGGCAGCAGAACCAGCAAAATCGATGGCTTCAAGCAACGAGTCGAAGTCTGTGACTACTGAACCAGCTAAAGTCTGAGGCAAGAAAGCGTTGAATGTGAAGCCTGCGGCCAAGGATTCCTTAGTGGTGGCTTCGAAGTCATCGAATGAAGTAGCAAACGAGGTGATGTTGACCAAACCTGGCAAAACAGTTGTTCTGTGAGAAGTTTGGGCATCTCTGTTGGAGACTTCAAGTGGAATGTTTCTGGCAATGGCTTCTaccaacaacttggcacACTTGACATTAGTTACCAAAGGAACAGAATAGTCCACAGCCATACGACGAGACTCGTAACCCTTAGACATGTACGAGGCTGGACGACGGAATCGGTTGGAAGAAGGCAAGTTGACATACAAGTCAATCAAATTGTTAGCCAAATGCTGAGTCAACGAGTATTCCGACTTTTGGTCTTCAGACTTGCCCAACACTTCCAAATAATGAACAGGGATATTGTGTTCCTTGATGAAATCGGCAGTACCGGCAGTAGCAAAGATCTTGTAGCCCAACTCGTGCAACTTGGCAATGGATGGAAGCAATTCTTGCTTTTCCTTGTACGATCCAATGGAGAACAACACATTGTTCTTAGGTAACTTGAAGCCAGTCGagatcaacgacttcaagtaGGCTTCATATTTGTTTCTACCAAATGTAGCTACTTCACCAGTAGAAGCCATTTCGACACCCAAGACAGGATCTGCACCAGCCAAACGAGAGAACGAGAATTGTGGAACCTTGACAGCACAGTAATCTTCAGGCAACTTTTCTCCGGGGTAAGGAGTAAGTGGTAAGTCCATGATAGCCTTTGTGGCCATTTCAATCAAGTCGGTGCCTACAACCTTAGAAATAAATGGGAAAGAACGCGAGGCTCTGACGTTACACTCGATAACCTTGATATCGTTATCCTTGGCAATAAACTGGATGTTATATGGACCAGTAATGTCAAGAGCTTTACCAATCTTAGCGGTAGCTTCTACGATTCTTCTCACAGTTTCTGGATCCAAATCTTGAGGAGGAACAATCAATGTGGCGTCACCAGAATGGACACCAGCATTTTCGACGTGTTCAGAAACTACGTGCATGATCATCTTACCGTCTCTGGCGACGGCATCCATCTCAATTTCCTTAGCGTTTTCGATGTACTTGGTGATGACAACTGGGTAATCAGGAGAAACATCTACAGCCTGAGTCAAATAAGAAGCCAAATCGTCTCTGGAATAGACGGTATTCATAGCAGCACCAGAAAGAACGTAAGATGGTCTGACCAAAACAGGATAAGTGACCTTTTCGGCGAACTCTTCGGCTTCAGCAATGGAAGTCAATTCCTTCCAGGCTGGTTGATCGACACCAATTTTGTCTAACATTCTAGAGAACTTGTATCTGTTTTCAGCAGAGTCGATCATCTCTGGCGAAGTTCCCAAAATCTTCACGTTTTGACGATGCAATGGTAAAGCAATGTTGTTGGACGTTTGACCACCCATAGAGATAATAACACCATTGGACTGTTCCAATTCGTAGATATCTAACACTCTTTCCAAGTTTATTGTTTCAAAGTACAATCTGTCGGCTTCGTCATaatcagtagaaacagtTTCCGGGTTGTAGTTTATCATAATAGTCTTGTGGCCGTTTTCTCTCAAAGTTCTGATGGCTCTCACAGCACACCAGTCGAACTCGACGGAAGAACCAATTCTGTAGACACCAGAACCAAGAACAATAACACCATGTTCATCGAAGGTGACATCGGAAGAATCAGCATTGTAGGTGATGTACAAGTAGTTGGTGAAGGCAGGGAATTCAGCGGCAACCGTATCGATTTGCTTGACAAAAGGAATCACACCAGCTTC
This window of the Scheffersomyces stipitis CBS 6054 chromosome 6, complete sequence genome carries:
- the KTR5 gene encoding mannosyltransferase of the KRE2 family (Putative mannosyltransferase of the KRE2 family~go_component membrane~go_function glycolipid 2-alpha-mannosyltransferase activity~go_process protein amino acid glycosylation) gives rise to the protein ISSGIDAPFQYGCNIPDVTAPRADAALVVLARNSELEGVIKSMKSLERHFNQWYNYPWVFLNNEEFTEEFKETVQMYTSSEVEFGSIPEKEWEFNESVDTDEFKESVDSQGDRTILYGNLPSYHKMCRFYSGFFYKHELVVKRKWYWRVEPDVEFFCDITYDPFIQLEEHNKKYGFNVMIRELYYTVPGLFRETMAYIKKNGIQVRGAWNLFIKDSKWTRGGDQLAYDGISQKRDILRELEDNIALKKFRAIKKKKERHVQKLPERLLKKLAHVAEVMPRLHEDRMNREDYNLCHFWSNFEIARTDLFTDKVYEDYFRHLDDSGGFYKERWGDAPVHSLAVGMMLELKEIHYFRDIGYRHSTLGHCPGNARKNQLRYVPSEKYYKTDLEEDSKWLEPDKPTKYGVGCRCRCPPEQKEIENSGASCIRDWVEVTANDYRAFRPVDLDYWGHEMEVRMDEYLLNGGKLGYSNLADAMLKEV
- the SDS3 gene encoding histone deacetylase and transcriptional regulator (Suppressor of Defective Silencing 3Functions are similar to those of SIN3 and RPD3), which encodes ISKRDKKRQQVGVRLNKLEVMFRNDRDNFYRSSLHELQTKLAMLQQGTNEELVAKKIRLEEERDYELTKLRLWEEYRVKRIESEYNEDLSKAKDNHDKMIKLIKEKLYDKLQNQIKQLKEDKLLLNLVNGNSWSNSPTQNASTAAALSAAAAAAGSLSLNDRRSLRKRELSSRFTAGEADDLSDGGLGAGSTTGNASSIPSGYVSATGKRRRLYATRYSSNEELSSGITSNGAAGNPPGSSYRNGNSVAVSSGYDSNLSDKDYDALNSLIMHNDDGGASLVLLDKNSSSSNNNKPNTRGSHKQFVGVQGLKPEELNEDLSLLRNAIVKKEK
- a CDS encoding predicted protein, with translation MSISGEKFDFLEQLPFADGKFEATGRITTPITFTLEKDSTKTVTLLPVHEYTEIPDNLVQVVQDEFNYIVEEGQTYPHHQTLTHDDFVKYWFSGFVAILIEGEHQSALDDDLKSLSVSQWRDIFLGNFYIKPNYIGRCSHVCNAGFVVNHEKRGLGLGKELGRKYLVWAPQLGYVYSVFNLVFETNIASLKIWDGLGFERIGYVKNVAVLKGHKHLVGAHMFGKDLVSEKGIEAAENGKV
- a CDS encoding predicted protein (go_function N-acetyltransferase activity), producing the protein VAVIDRYTVLLKDGETTATIYPIHTTNELPPGLLAFLCDEFNMEIERGETSSFFDTLHIEQFQNYWFGAFAAVMVLGDSPALEGSRQWEKECLGTFFIKPNYPGRCSHICTGNFLVNAGIRGKGIGRTLTDCYLQWAPRLGYTYSIFNLVFETNVAARSIWESLNFKRIGRVKSAGILKGHEQAVDAIMYGRELINTSDPAVGAYRFDKIKFYLETGRYPAMADRQEKSRLRSSASHYRLENGKLMLKGREVVSNPVRQLQICTEVHLSNHGGINKTTSIVTEKYHWTRIKDTVATAIKNCAECRDPSRD
- the URA2 gene encoding multifunctional pyrimidine biosynthesis protein (PYR1) (Carbamoyl-phosphate synthase~go_component cytoplasm~go_function catalytic activity; amino acid binding; carboxyl- and carbamoyltransferase activity; ligase activity; carbamoyl-phosphate synthase activity; ATP binding~go_process amino acid metabolism; metabolism; nitrogen compound metabolism; arginine biosynthesis; pyrimidine base biosynthesis), with protein sequence MVAQLSAPISPPMESTGDRLMTLETYDGIALQGYSFGAPVAASGELVFQTGMVGYPESLTDPSYEGQILVITYPLVGNYGVPDRELLDDDYSPALPKYFESSKIHIAGLVVAHYTEDYSHFLAKSSLGQWLQKEGIPAVYGVDTRALTKNLRDKGSTLGRLALSNDSVKSETILASPADWEQHFEIPEWDDPNVKNLVAKVSTDKPVLYTPKSGIKTGKNGKPIRIVAVDVGMKYNQIRCFVRRGVELLVVPWDYDYTTEEYDGLFISNGPGDPSVMTETVKRLQGVISEGKTPIFGICLGHQLMARATGASTLKLKFGNRGHNIPCTSTISGRCYITSQNHGFAVDANTLASGWKELFVNANDGSNEGVYHESKPFFSVQFHPESTPGPRDTEFLFDVFINSVVDFNKNGVYKQVAFPGGLLADNRAAHPKVDVKKVLVLGSGGLSIGQAGEFDYSGSQAIKALKEEGIYTILINPNIATIQTSKGLADKVYFLPVTPEFVRKVIKHERPDGIYCTFGGQTALSVGIDLKDEFADLGVKVLGTPIDTIITTEDRELFASAMADINEKCAKSEAVSTVAEAVIAANNIGYPLIVRAAYALGGLGSGFADNEEELVELCNKAFATSPQVLVERSMKGWKEVEYEVVRDAFDNCITVCNMENFDPLGIHTGDSIVVAPSQTLSDEDYNMLRTTAVNVIRHLGVVGECNIQYALNPFSKEYCIIEVNARLSRSSALASKATGYPLAYTAAKLGLNIPLNEIKNSVTKKTCACFEPSLDYVVVKIPRWDLKKFTRVSSLLSSSMKSVGEVMSIGRTFEEAIQKAIRSTDYQNLGFNKTSALMSIDIDSELQTPSDQRLFAIANALSDGYSVEKVWSLTKIDKWFLNKLDGLIKFGNKISSYVSKENLPTSVLRQAKQLGFEDRQIAKFLSSNEVAIRRLRKEAGVIPFVKQIDTVAAEFPAFTNYLYITYNADSSDVTFDEHGVIVLGSGVYRIGSSVEFDWCAVRAIRTLRENGHKTIMINYNPETVSTDYDEADRLYFETINLERVLDIYELEQSNGVIISMGGQTSNNIALPLHRQNVKILGTSPEMIDSAENRYKFSRMLDKIGVDQPAWKELTSIAEAEEFAEKVTYPVLVRPSYVLSGAAMNTVYSRDDLASYLTQAVDVSPDYPVVITKYIENAKEIEMDAVARDGKMIMHVVSEHVENAGVHSGDATLIVPPQDLDPETVRRIVEATAKIGKALDITGPYNIQFIAKDNDIKVIECNVRASRSFPFISKVVGTDLIEMATKAIMDLPLTPYPGEKLPEDYCAVKVPQFSFSRLAGADPVLGVEMASTGEVATFGRNKYEAYLKSLISTGFKLPKNNVLFSIGSYKEKQELLPSIAKLHELGYKIFATAGTADFIKEHNIPVHYLEVLGKSEDQKSEYSLTQHLANNLIDLYVNLPSSNRFRRPASYMSKGYESRRMAVDYSVPLVTNVKCAKLLVEAIARNIPLEVSNRDAQTSHRTTVLPGLVNITSFATSFDDFEATTKESLAAGFTFNAFLPQTLAGSVVTDFDSLLEAIDFAGSAAYTDYSFSIAANDANANEVLEAAQNAGALFLPFNDLANSKVSAISTHFASWPENKPIISDAKTTDLASVLLLASLHNRSIHITNVSSREDLELIKMAKSKELRVTCDVAVYSLFLSRDELDVPFLPTKEDQDYLWDNIADVDCFSIGVLPYLVAKATGKKVVPGLGINEALPLLLSAVKDGRLTLDDIVERFHNNPVKIFNIPKQDATSEIDLDRFVSSTTKNVASIFQHKKLQGSVDRVLLHGETVCLDGTVSAEALGKNEVEPRARFSSITNIPASPVPRKARASFTADLRRPSLIKDLQTQPLPTDFEKFGKELVSQPPAGSLSEGNALVNYIRHHNTFLRNSVLSVKDLTRSDMHSLFTVAQEMRLAVERQGVLDILKGRVLATMFYEPSTRTSSSFDAAMQRLGGRVVAVESGSSSVKKGETLQDTIRSLACYADAIVLRHPSEESADIAAKYSPVPIINGGNGSKEHPTQALLDLFTIREELGTVNGITVTFMGDLKYGRPVHSLIYLLRHYQVRIQLVAPKELALPESIKNILIESGIRVTESEELTKDIIARSDILYCTRVQEERFSDREQYLRLKDTYIVDNKILSYAKQHMAVMHPLPRTSEIREEVDFDQRAAYFRQMRYGLFVRMALLAMVVGVDF